ATTCATAAGAACAAGTCTAGCAAATAATAACTTTGGGATTCATACTCTTAAAGAAACAGCTAATTTTCCAGCCTGTGCACTACAGAAAGTCTCCCATTTTTGCCAAACAGTAAATGATTTACTGATTATAGGAACATTATATAAATGAGTCCTGACAGAATGTACTACTTACGCTTGATTGCTACAAAAAAGGACATCTTTACTGTTGAGGCAGATATGAAGAGAATGAACTGGGACACAgtggagaaaatggccaaagacagacaaaaatggagaaccttcgTTGCTGCCCTGCACGCCATTAACTTAAGATAAATATGCCTTCTGCAATAAAATTGCAAGGCAGCAGCTGCAAATTGAGAATGTAATGATAATGAAAGACATGTCCATTGACACTACACAGCTTTTCTGTCTCTTAAACGATAATACACATGGTCCTTCACTCCTCTATCAACATACCTATCTCTGGTGCTGCTGTAGCATCCACAGCTTCTcctgtttcttcttcttttgtttcaGTCCCCTCACTTACTAGCTCACTGTGCTTCTCAGTTTCCACTTTTTCTCCCGTCTCACCTGGAAACAGTAACCATGGATATCAAATGAAATTAGGATACCCTTAACCAGTATTAAGTGCCTCCAGCTCTTTTCTACATGGCTGACCTGGGTTTGTCAGTCCTGAAATAGCTTTATAGACACGGAAATATATCCACAACTGAATGAATCAATAGAGAAGAGACATTCAAATGCAATTTATAATTGAGGAGATACATGCATTTTTCATGTCCATAAAATGCTCCTGCTTCACTTGTCATTCACAGCACTCTGGTCTGAGGCTTGATTTCATATTCaaactggttttgttttcttAAGTAACCATGATTTTATTGTAAACTTTTACTACAGATATAGTTAGGAAGActataaatatataaatgtaaGTCAACAACACAAATATAAAAATGTAATGGCGTGCAGTTCCAGTTGAAATATAAAACTAATGATTTGCATCACTGTCATCAGTCTTAGTAGTATCAGTGAattaaggaaataaaaaaaaaatctagaaataaATATAGGAGCTCAATCATTGCAAAATTAATGGAAAGAACCCTCTTCCCTGTGGGTGTGCACACTacggatgtaagcaactagtcaactatccgataagcaaaagcttgttggatagtcgactagttccttgactagtcgctcctcctccccccccttgctgcctctaacagaggcagcagcaggagccagtgctgggggggaggtgccagcttaaaagccagttctccccagcaccatctctgcaggggacaGGGGAATAGCGGGGGACAGGATGCGAGtggagaatcagctgattcccaactcGCGCCCAATCCCAGATATTgtgactctgctttttaaaagtattaagagtctggaggctcttaatacatttaaaaatcagaagcataGTGGGGGGACCCAGCACAGGCATTGCCAGCTGattctggcttgcgctgggtccccccccactgcactttagtcctttaaatgtattaagagcctgatgactcttaatacatttaaaaggcagagccacagcggggttagctgcCAGGACCGGGGGCTAGCCCTgctgcacagccccctcccccgcttatcaactaattgactagtcaatgaaaaatccatcaactagtcgattagttgattaaactatatttaatatccctagtgtaCACCCACACTTATTAACAGTAAGTGCTATAGCACCATTGTGAGACAGATTATCATCAGCAAAACTGTACATGGAATTTGTCTAAAAAGGAATCCTGCTTTTAGATAAAGGGGAACAATAAATTAGATGGTCTAAATAACCCCCATATCTGTTTGTCAAACAACCAGATGACTCCAAAGGTATCCCAAtacagtgtccatgctacattAATTAGTAGACAGTGTTCTGTTTCCAATATCGTGCCAGTAAGATAATAAGGGTCAGTTAATGAAAATCAAATAATCAAACTAACCAAGTCAGCCATATAACTTTTATGTAACACaggttttttattttagaaatgtaacaTAAATCATCATCTCTTGAAGAATTAGATTCCAACTTCTCTTAAACAAGAATATGTCAGAGTGGACAAGGCAGCACCTGTACCTCTGATATCCCTGTGAGGTGTACGTGTTCACAACACAGATTCAAGAAAGTCAACACGTTTATGGATGGTGACGCTACACATCCAAGTAACTGCATATGCCATTAAGTTCTGCTTGAAAAAGTGACCTATCTACCTCTTCAGCAGGAATGTGGGAGAGGATGTTATGATGGCAAGTGTTCCTATAGAGAAACATACTATTGGTGCTCCCCTAGGGAATACCTTACCATGAAAGTGTATAATTTCTTTGATGAGTAACTGCCACCCTAATTTAAGTTACTCCCCTTAGACATGCACCTGCTACCTGTACACTCAGCCAGCGATaaatagagccctgaaaatccacatatatcctctttatatccatggatgtggatatagATATCTGTGAagcatttttgcagatgcagatgtggatatcaaTTTCGTATCCATGCAGGTTTCTAATGATAAATCCAATCCATGCATGAGATACTTTGCCCTCAGGTGTAAACACTCCCTTCAATCTCAGTCTTCTTCTGAGATAACTTACTCCACCTTGCACTCTCTTCTTCCACAAGGACCCCAGGCCTTCAACGTACATTGCATTGCAAATGCCCTCTGTTAGTCACCCACATTCCCTGACATGATTTTCCTCCCCAGATATCTATCTTTCcccttttttgcaaaaaactACCCCATGTTCCTCCTTTTCTTACACTCAAATCTCTTGCACTTTTCTGCGTGTCTAGCAACTAGCCCTGTAAGATGGCATTTCTAccctttctcctcccactccctggttgtctctgttttttttaaattggtagaTATCATTATACAAAGCAGAACTCTGTATTATAAGGCCAAATGCACTCCTGGTGACATTCCAATAGAATGATAACCGCGAGAAATATGCTCCACAGTATATAAataactggggctatgtctagactatggggttttttcgggatacctccagtatatCCAGGGAATGCATATgcacttccactttttttttgaggaagtgcaaacgcgctcttttggaagcccctgtattcctccttccacaaggaagaccaccaaatgtcggaaaagcgtCTTtcaacaaaagaatcagaaaaagctatacaaaatgtggagtgcatttttcgtagctttttccgacaaaaccttgtagtctaggcCTAGCCTGAGAGCCCAGCAAAGACTACTTCTGCTACCCTCTCTCAAGGAGACCCACTGACTCCTGCAAGGTAAAAGGACTTTCTATGCTTTTAGCTTGATGCCTGTGTTACTTATGCTTCCAAAATAACTCCATCCAGCACTCTATAGATTGCTTTACAAATAAACTATATGTGGAACCATTAGGGTAACACTACAATAATATTTATGTCAGCTATGTACTTTTACTGGATAAGGTAGCATTTGTGGATATTGAGCAATAATATTTCTACAAAGAAACACCCCTCAATAATTAAATGAGGTGTTTAAGGGATGTTTTATCTAACCAGAAAACACAGAGTGTGAAAGGAAGTATCACAATCAACTGGCAGTGCTGAGAGGCTTTATTACAGTTATTACAATTTTGACTTCTGTCCACAAGTCTTTCCCAAATACATCGTCTCACACACTAAGTTGTAAAAAATGGGTGGACTAAATTCTGCCCTCACATACTCATGCACAGCATcgactgaagtcaacaggacttGTACACAAGtctctgaaggcagaatttggtaTCCTAAATCTGCAAAAGCACAAATATTACCCTCAATTAGTTGGTCCTCTTTGTTACTTTTTACTTTCCAGATGACTTCTGTTACAGGATGGACACTTCCCTCTGCCGGTCCCGCAGGCGGCGGTATCCCAGTGCTCTCTGCTGGTCCCGCAGGCGGCGGTATCCCAGTGCTCTCTGCTGGTCCCGCAGGCGGCGGTATCCCAGTGCCCTCTGCCGGTCCTGCAGGTGGCGGTATCCCAGTGCTCTCTGCCGGTCCTGCAGGTGGCGGTATCCCAGTGCTCTCTGCCGGTCTCGCAGGTGGCGGTGTCCCAGTGCCTTCTGCCGATCCCGCAGGCGGCGGTATCCCAGTGCCTTCTGCCGATCCCGCAGGCGGCGGTATCCCAGTGCCTTCTGCCGATCCCGCAGGCGGCGGTATCCCAGTGCCTTCTGCCGATCCCGCAGGCGGCGGTATCCCAGTGCCTTCTGCCGATCCCGCAGGCGGCGGTATCCCAGTGCCTTCTGCCGATCCCGCAGGCGGCGGTATCCCAGTGCCTTCTGCCGATCCCGCAGGCGGCAGCATCTCAATCTGTTTCACTTGTGGTTCAGTGCCGTCCAGTGGTTCTGCAGCCAGTGGTTGAATGCCCTCCAGATCCTCTCTTTTATAGTCAGAATTAACACATTCTGCGGTTGCTGGAATCAAAACTTCTGTCTCCTTAGCTGGAAGATTCTCACTGGGTTTTGTCTCCTCAGGTGTGAGATCCACCTCCTCCATTGAGTCCAACTTTGTCTGGTCAGGTAtagtttcattttcttctgtGATTGGAGAGTTTTCATCTGAAATAGTTTTTAATGTAttgtaattaaaaagaaaaagaaaacatgacaTTAATGAACTGTTGTTTAAAAAGATCAGGACATCACAATTAGAGCTGGGTGAAATGCTTTTGGTCAATAGTAAATTTggtgaaaaatgcatttttcagggTATCAAAACTATCTGCCCATGTAGATCCAATTCAGCTAACAGTTTTGACCAAAGAAGGACAAAAATTAAAGCTGTCAATCACAGTtaaaacaagacaaaacaaatgaattaatttaaaaaattgttctgatgatataaaacaatgtaaaactttagagcccaCAAGTCCACCCAGCCCTGGTgaacactagggagttatttcaaaataaccccccttatttcaaaacaacaagcagagcatccacactatgaagccctttatt
The DNA window shown above is from Pelodiscus sinensis isolate JC-2024 chromosome 2, ASM4963464v1, whole genome shotgun sequence and carries:
- the ERICH5 gene encoding glutamate-rich protein 5 isoform X1, yielding MGCSSSTQTQTQDSNRPAAKPSDTNGLQKCGEHGPAKRGSSLSDENSPITEENETIPDQTKLDSMEEVDLTPEETKPSENLPAKETEVLIPATAECVNSDYKREDLEGIQPLAAEPLDGTEPQVKQIEMLPPAGSAEGTGIPPPAGSAEGTGIPPPAGSAEGTGIPPPAGSAEGTGIPPPAGSAEGTGIPPPAGSAEGTGIPPPAGSAEGTGTPPPARPAESTGIPPPAGPAESTGIPPPAGPAEGTGIPPPAGPAESTGIPPPAGPAESTGIPPPAGPAEGSVHPVTEVIWKVKSNKEDQLIEGNICAFADLGYQILPSETCVQVLLTSVDAVHEYVRAEFSPPIFYNLVCETMYLGKTCGQKSKL
- the ERICH5 gene encoding glutamate-rich protein 5 isoform X3: MGCSSSTQTQTQDSNRPAAKPSDTNGLQKCDENSPITEENETIPDQTKLDSMEEVDLTPEETKPSENLPAKETEVLIPATAECVNSDYKREDLEGIQPLAAEPLDGTEPQVKQIEMLPPAGSAEGTGIPPPAGSAEGTGIPPPAGSAEGTGIPPPAGSAEGTGIPPPAGSAEGTGIPPPAGSAEGTGIPPPAGSAEGTGTPPPARPAESTGIPPPAGPAESTGIPPPAGPAEGTGIPPPAGPAESTGIPPPAGPAESTGIPPPAGPAEGSVHPVTEVIWKVKSNKEDQLIEGNICAFADLGYQILPSETCVQVLLTSVDAVHEYVRAEFSPPIFYNLVCETMYLGKTCGQKSKL
- the ERICH5 gene encoding glutamate-rich protein 5 isoform X5: MEEVDLTPEETKPSENLPAKETEVLIPATAECVNSDYKREDLEGIQPLAAEPLDGTEPQVKQIEMLPPAGSAEGTGIPPPAGSAEGTGIPPPAGSAEGTGIPPPAGSAEGTGIPPPAGSAEGTGIPPPAGSAEGTGIPPPAGSAEGTGTPPPARPAESTGIPPPAGPAESTGIPPPAGPAEGTGIPPPAGPAESTGIPPPAGPAESTGIPPPAGPAEGSVHPVTEVIWKVKSNKEDQLIEGNICAFADLGYQILPSETCVQVLLTSVDAVHEYVRAEFSPPIFYNLVCETMYLGKTCGQKSKL
- the ERICH5 gene encoding glutamate-rich protein 5 isoform X2; the encoded protein is MGCSSSTQTQTQDSNRPAAKPSDTNGLQKCGEHGPAKRGSSLSDENSPITEENETIPDQTKLDSMEEVDLTPEETKPSENLPAKETEVLIPATAECVNSDYKREDLEGIQPLAAEPLDGTEPQVKQIEMLPPAGSAEGTGIPPPAGSAEGTGIPPPAGSAEGTGIPPPAGSAEGTGIPPPAGSAEGTGIPPPAGSAEGTGIPPPAGSAEGTGTPPPARPAESTGIPPPAGPAESTGIPPPAGPAEGTGIPPPAGPAESTGIPPPAGPAESTGIPPPAGPAEGSVHPVTEVIWKVKSNKEDQLIEGETGEKVETEKHSELVSEGTETKEEETGEAVDATAAPEIACSAVSVYTGLNMWSTGGIL
- the ERICH5 gene encoding glutamate-rich protein 5 isoform X4, producing the protein MGCSSSTQTQTQDSNRPAAKPSDTNGLQKCGEHGPAKRGSSLSDENSPITEENETIPDQTKLDSMEEVDLTPEETKPSENLPAKETEVLIPATAECVNSDYKREDLEGIQPLAAEPLDGTEPQVKQIEMLPPAGSAEGTGIPPPAGSAEGTGIPPPAGSAEGTGIPPPAGSAEGTGIPPPAGSAEGTGIPPPAGSAEGTGIPPPAGSAEGTGTPPPARPAESTGIPPPAGPAESTGIPPPAGPAEGTGIPPPAGPAESTGIPPPAGPAESTGIPPPAGPAEGSVHPVTEVIWKVKSNKEDQLIEGETGEKVETEKHSELVSEGTETKEEETGEAVDATAAPEIEAKKNEE